A region of Elusimicrobiota bacterium DNA encodes the following proteins:
- a CDS encoding Rne/Rng family ribonuclease translates to MKREIIANVLPEETRIAVLEEGHLAEFMIERPALGMAKLVGNIYKGRLENVLPGISSAFVSTGFEKNAYLYVTDVVSSSKDRHIEKMLRRGEELMVQVAKEAISTKGMKVTMDISIPGRYLIYMPKSEHVGVSKNIEDTEERERLRRIIDEGNLPGGMIVRTEAEGADEGELKAEMKYLAKLWETIQRKYESSQPGTLIHRELGLTFQVARDLLTNDAAIFLIDDKEEYKDVKKFVETLAPEFADRVQHYTGKTPIFQAFGVDRELSHIRQQRIDLPSGGYIIIQEAESLCAIDVNTGKFVGHKSQEETVTATNLEAAEEVAKQLRIRNIGGIIVIDFIDMRRKRNQIKVVEVLEEATRNDRAKIKILPITRLGLVEMTRERRRESLLSLLSEPCAECAGSGNVLSRESMYLKLQKEILEMTQGRSEGRLQITLPPIVGDFVRERQDRLEKIIKRPLTIAIDPTLPWEDYRIVID, encoded by the coding sequence ATGAAAAGAGAAATTATCGCCAACGTTTTACCGGAAGAAACGCGGATCGCCGTTTTAGAGGAAGGGCATCTGGCGGAGTTCATGATCGAGCGCCCCGCGCTCGGCATGGCGAAACTGGTGGGCAACATCTACAAGGGGCGGCTGGAAAACGTTCTTCCCGGCATCTCCAGCGCCTTCGTGAGCACGGGGTTCGAAAAAAACGCCTACCTGTACGTGACGGACGTCGTCAGTTCGTCAAAGGACCGCCACATCGAGAAGATGCTCCGGCGGGGGGAAGAGCTGATGGTTCAGGTGGCCAAGGAAGCCATCAGCACCAAGGGGATGAAAGTGACCATGGACATTTCCATTCCAGGCCGCTATCTGATCTACATGCCGAAAAGCGAACACGTGGGCGTCTCCAAAAACATCGAGGACACCGAGGAGCGGGAACGACTGCGGCGCATCATTGACGAGGGGAATTTGCCGGGCGGCATGATCGTCCGCACCGAAGCCGAGGGCGCCGACGAGGGCGAGCTGAAGGCCGAAATGAAATATTTGGCCAAACTGTGGGAAACCATTCAAAGGAAATACGAGAGTTCCCAACCCGGCACCTTGATCCACCGAGAACTGGGCCTGACGTTTCAGGTGGCGCGGGACCTGTTGACCAACGACGCGGCGATTTTTTTGATCGACGACAAGGAGGAATACAAAGACGTCAAAAAGTTCGTGGAAACCCTGGCGCCGGAGTTCGCCGACCGCGTCCAGCACTACACCGGGAAAACGCCGATTTTCCAAGCCTTCGGCGTGGACCGAGAGTTGTCCCACATCCGCCAGCAAAGGATCGATCTCCCCTCGGGCGGTTACATCATCATCCAGGAGGCCGAGTCCCTCTGCGCCATCGACGTCAACACCGGCAAATTCGTCGGCCACAAATCCCAGGAAGAAACCGTCACGGCCACCAACCTGGAAGCCGCCGAGGAAGTGGCCAAACAGCTCCGGATCCGAAACATCGGCGGCATCATCGTGATCGATTTCATCGACATGCGGAGGAAACGGAACCAAATCAAAGTGGTGGAGGTCTTGGAGGAAGCCACGCGGAACGACCGGGCGAAAATTAAAATCCTACCCATCACGCGCCTGGGCTTAGTCGAGATGACCCGGGAACGCCGCCGGGAATCGCTGTTGTCCCTTCTCTCCGAACCCTGCGCCGAATGTGCCGGTTCGGGCAACGTCCTCTCCCGGGAGTCGATGTACCTAAAACTCCAGAAAGAAATCTTGGAAATGACCCAAGGCCGCTCGGAAGGCCGTCTCCAAATCACGCTCCCGCCCATCGTGGGCGACTTCGTCCGCGAACGCCAAGACCGCCTGGAAAAAATCATCAAACGCCCGCTCACCATCGCCATCGACCCCACCCTCCCCTGGGAAGACTACCGCATCGTGATTGATTGA
- a CDS encoding rod shape-determining protein yields the protein MFSLFSNDMGIDLGTANTLVYVKGQGIVLKEPSVVAINRDTREPVAFGLEAKRMLGKTPANIYAVRPLRNGVIADFDVTQEMIKYFIRKVHNRRSLLHPRVVIGIPSGITEVERRAVKEAAEQAGARPPVYLIEEPKAAAIGAGMPISEPTGNMIVDIGGGTTEVAVISLGGMVVSKSLDVAGDEMDEAVMQYFRRKYNLLIGETTAEDVKIKIGSAFPQVDEQSLEVKGRDQVSGLPKTISITSEEVRQALSEPLKLIVDVVKATLEETPAELSADLVDRGIVLAGGGSLLRGIPELLSRETELPVTRAAEPLTCVVMGCGRYMEELDNIKRSRGRPSY from the coding sequence ATCTTCAGCCTTTTTTCGAACGACATGGGGATTGACCTGGGCACGGCCAATACCTTGGTCTACGTCAAGGGGCAGGGCATCGTCCTGAAGGAACCCTCCGTGGTGGCCATCAACCGGGACACCCGAGAACCCGTGGCTTTCGGTTTGGAGGCCAAACGGATGCTGGGGAAAACGCCGGCCAACATATACGCCGTGCGGCCCTTGCGAAACGGCGTGATTGCGGATTTCGATGTGACGCAGGAAATGATCAAGTATTTTATCCGGAAGGTGCATAATCGCCGTAGCCTGCTTCACCCCCGCGTCGTCATCGGGATTCCTTCGGGGATCACCGAGGTCGAACGCCGGGCGGTGAAAGAGGCGGCGGAACAGGCGGGGGCGCGCCCGCCTGTGTATCTGATTGAGGAACCCAAGGCGGCGGCCATCGGCGCCGGAATGCCCATTTCGGAACCCACCGGCAACATGATCGTGGACATCGGCGGCGGTACGACCGAAGTGGCCGTGATATCTTTGGGGGGAATGGTGGTCTCGAAGTCTCTCGATGTGGCGGGAGACGAGATGGACGAGGCCGTCATGCAATATTTTCGACGGAAGTACAATCTGCTCATCGGCGAAACAACGGCGGAAGACGTCAAGATTAAAATCGGCAGCGCCTTCCCCCAAGTCGATGAACAGAGTTTGGAGGTGAAGGGACGGGACCAAGTGTCCGGGCTTCCCAAGACGATTTCCATTACGTCGGAAGAAGTCCGCCAGGCCCTCTCGGAACCTCTGAAACTCATCGTGGACGTGGTCAAGGCGACGCTCGAAGAGACGCCGGCGGAACTGTCGGCGGATCTCGTGGACCGGGGAATCGTTCTCGCGGGGGGCGGAAGCCTCCTGCGCGGCATCCCGGAACTCCTGTCGCGGGAGACGGAATTGCCCGTCACCCGCGCCGCCGAACCTTTGACCTGCGTCGTGATGGGTTGCGGCCGCTACATGGAGGAGCTCGACAACATCAAGCGCTCCCGCGGCCGCCCGTCTTACTGA
- the mrdA gene encoding penicillin-binding protein 2: MLNQESTPFTTRDDRRLFILSSLATAAFVTLVFRLFYLQVVCGSDMARRAEMNSTQILPLLAPRGLVYARDGAGEEVLLDNAPRFSLFYAHNPKGSVPLEKMEKELASRLPHAGAALIRKMGEARKSGKMTRILTNIPRETALALMERRIFLPGVNVLVEPQRRARYGQLACHLLGYAGEVDEGELRRARDQALRPGQWVGKNGLEKMYDPDLRGTDGGLQFEMDAAGRHVQVVRRIPSVPGADIHLTLDRRLQSVAEAGLGGSSTGRGAAVALDPRTGAVLAFASAPGYDPSQNLGDYLGDPDLPFFNRALQGIYPPGSIFKIVTAAAVLKDTTWNTRQSILCTGSYDLGTKKFGCWKRHGVLDFFGAVAWSCNVYFYNLGRTAGPDSIETYAKAFGFGEKSGLDLPGESPGLVPGRDWKRRIQKQGWYEGDTLNFCIGQGAMTATPLQAAVLLAAIANGGTVWRPYAVSHAVGPDKKILYRREPEARRRVVLDERVWSILHRALEGVVTQGSGRGVYRPDLVIGAKTGTAQNPHGEDHSWFSAYAGRPGEPAGLALAVFVENGGQGSVAAGPIAKAMIEAYYPRPTP, from the coding sequence ATGCTTAATCAGGAAAGCACGCCGTTCACAACCCGGGACGACCGGCGCCTTTTTATTCTCTCTTCCCTAGCCACGGCGGCGTTCGTCACTCTGGTGTTCCGGCTCTTCTATCTCCAAGTTGTTTGCGGTTCGGACATGGCCCGCCGGGCCGAAATGAACAGCACTCAAATCCTTCCGCTCCTGGCCCCGCGGGGTCTCGTTTACGCCCGGGACGGCGCGGGGGAAGAAGTCCTTTTGGACAACGCCCCGCGGTTTTCCCTTTTCTACGCCCACAACCCCAAGGGCAGCGTCCCGCTGGAAAAAATGGAAAAAGAACTGGCGAGCCGACTGCCCCACGCCGGAGCGGCGCTGATTCGGAAAATGGGGGAAGCCCGGAAGTCCGGAAAGATGACGCGGATCCTGACCAACATCCCGCGGGAGACCGCCCTGGCGCTCATGGAACGGCGGATCTTCCTGCCCGGTGTGAACGTTTTAGTCGAACCCCAACGCCGGGCGCGTTACGGCCAGCTGGCCTGCCATCTCTTGGGCTACGCGGGGGAGGTGGACGAAGGGGAACTTCGGCGCGCTCGGGATCAGGCCCTCCGTCCCGGCCAATGGGTCGGCAAAAACGGACTCGAAAAAATGTACGACCCTGATCTGCGCGGCACCGACGGAGGCCTGCAGTTCGAAATGGACGCCGCCGGCCGCCACGTCCAGGTGGTTCGCCGAATTCCGTCGGTTCCAGGAGCCGACATCCATCTCACGCTGGACCGACGGCTCCAATCCGTGGCCGAGGCCGGGTTGGGGGGATCTTCCACGGGGCGGGGGGCCGCCGTGGCGCTGGATCCCCGCACGGGGGCCGTGCTCGCCTTCGCCAGCGCGCCGGGCTACGATCCATCCCAAAATCTGGGCGATTACCTGGGGGATCCGGACCTGCCATTTTTTAATCGCGCGCTCCAGGGCATCTATCCGCCCGGCTCGATCTTCAAGATCGTGACGGCGGCCGCCGTCCTGAAAGACACCACGTGGAACACCCGGCAAAGCATTCTCTGCACGGGTTCCTACGATCTGGGCACAAAAAAGTTCGGTTGCTGGAAACGCCACGGGGTTCTGGATTTTTTCGGGGCCGTGGCCTGGTCCTGCAACGTTTACTTCTACAACCTGGGCCGGACGGCGGGGCCCGATTCCATTGAAACCTACGCCAAAGCGTTTGGATTCGGTGAAAAGTCCGGACTGGATTTGCCTGGAGAGTCTCCCGGCCTCGTGCCGGGCCGGGACTGGAAAAGGCGCATCCAAAAGCAAGGGTGGTATGAAGGGGACACGTTGAATTTCTGCATCGGGCAAGGGGCCATGACGGCGACGCCGCTCCAGGCGGCTGTTCTGCTGGCGGCCATCGCCAACGGCGGAACGGTGTGGCGGCCCTACGCGGTTTCCCACGCGGTGGGGCCGGACAAGAAAATCCTTTATCGGCGAGAGCCCGAGGCCCGCCGCCGGGTTGTTTTGGACGAACGCGTATGGTCTATTCTGCACCGGGCGCTGGAGGGCGTGGTCACCCAGGGGTCGGGCCGGGGCGTCTATCGGCCGGACCTGGTGATCGGGGCCAAAACCGGAACGGCGCAAAACCCCCATGGGGAGGACCACTCATGGTTCTCGGCTTACGCGGGTCGGCCGGGGGAACCGGCGGGGTTGGCGTTGGCCGTATTCGTCGAAAACGGCGGCCAGGGCTCGGTGGCGGCGGGCCCGATTGCCAAAGCGATGATCGAGGCTTATTACCCGAGGCCGACCCCGTGA
- a CDS encoding VCBS repeat-containing protein, which produces MFYLKNPSGDIFSGLPFTKVVVHNQFPVFRAVTVSDVIPGGCQEIIAGGNQTGSPISIFSGSLQGGANCVNWTQTPLAGANTLGNILDIRVADFNNDGLLDIVAFSESAPNPLPTLPAGKSTVTTLWLNSGSLPTNPITAWRSIPLVENGALPAMNITRGDWLLVILTEMGIWMWCGPTLKPTSPISKTTGTRNAM; this is translated from the coding sequence TTGTTTTACTTAAAGAATCCCAGCGGGGACATTTTTAGCGGCTTACCTTTCACCAAGGTCGTGGTCCATAACCAGTTCCCCGTCTTCCGCGCGGTGACCGTCTCCGATGTGATTCCAGGCGGGTGCCAAGAGATCATCGCCGGGGGAAATCAGACCGGCTCGCCGATTTCCATTTTTTCCGGCAGTCTTCAGGGTGGCGCGAATTGCGTTAACTGGACCCAGACCCCGCTGGCCGGAGCGAACACCTTGGGCAATATACTCGACATCCGCGTGGCCGATTTCAATAACGACGGTTTGTTGGATATCGTTGCTTTTTCGGAGAGCGCTCCGAACCCCCTCCCCACTTTGCCGGCGGGAAAAAGCACGGTGACGACCCTCTGGCTGAACTCCGGATCGCTTCCCACGAACCCGATCACGGCCTGGAGATCCATCCCCTTGGTCGAAAACGGCGCTCTTCCGGCCATGAATATCACCCGGGGGGATTGGCTGTTAGTGATTTTGACGGAGATGGGGATATGGATGTGGTGCGGTCCCACATTGAAACCAACCTCGCCTATTTCGAAAACAACTGGAACACGGAACGCCATGTGA
- a CDS encoding rod shape-determining protein MreC: MFQRHRTAVLFGLYTLLSLGLLAGSADRVVQSLKHTFYYLWSPVATVVVGQMDQWGVVGSRLAALIRADQRARHFESRWIQERLDAKRLMTLEDENRRLADLLGFTPRPRFRATAARVWARDPADWFHTLLVEPGAPGVAEGDAVITVQDGRAVVVGQVRELLPDGKARVLLLTDSFSALSAHVVRTGEQGLVEGRGTGRLFLNYLFSDSTIQPGDEVATSGLGEVYPANISVGWVSDVLDAAGASSKRAAVIPFARLGYVREVLILTRTAGPAAVENPVP, from the coding sequence TTGTTTCAGCGGCATAGAACGGCGGTACTCTTCGGCCTCTATACCCTCCTCAGCCTGGGCCTTCTGGCCGGGTCGGCGGATCGGGTCGTCCAATCCCTTAAACACACCTTTTATTACCTTTGGTCCCCCGTCGCGACCGTTGTGGTCGGGCAGATGGACCAGTGGGGGGTGGTGGGAAGCCGCCTGGCCGCGCTGATCCGCGCGGACCAGCGGGCCCGGCATTTTGAATCCCGTTGGATCCAGGAACGCCTGGACGCCAAACGCCTGATGACCTTGGAAGATGAAAACCGCCGTTTGGCCGACCTGCTGGGGTTCACGCCGCGCCCTCGGTTTCGGGCCACCGCGGCGCGGGTGTGGGCCCGGGACCCCGCGGACTGGTTCCACACGCTTCTGGTGGAGCCGGGCGCTCCCGGCGTGGCCGAGGGCGACGCCGTCATCACCGTTCAAGACGGGCGGGCCGTGGTGGTGGGCCAAGTGCGGGAACTCCTTCCGGACGGAAAAGCGCGGGTTTTGCTTCTCACCGACTCTTTCTCGGCTTTGTCCGCCCACGTGGTCCGCACCGGCGAACAGGGGTTGGTGGAAGGCCGCGGCACCGGGCGCCTCTTTTTAAACTATTTGTTTTCCGATTCAACGATCCAACCCGGCGACGAGGTGGCGACTTCGGGCCTGGGCGAGGTTTATCCTGCCAATATCTCCGTGGGCTGGGTCTCCGACGTGCTGGATGCGGCGGGAGCCAGTTCCAAACGCGCCGCGGTGATTCCTTTCGCTCGGTTGGGTTACGTGCGCGAAGTGCTGATCCTGACCCGCACCGCCGGACCCGCCGCCGTGGAGAACCCTGTCCCATGA
- the rodA gene encoding rod shape-determining protein RodA, with amino-acid sequence MRVEIVPRFFRAGETTGGLRVLARLDWSLLASVIALSTMGLLFIFSATIQGGHASAYLSRQGLGLGVGFLAMSVLALIPYQVFQTYAKGVYLASLFLLVFTLVVGTRLRGSRSWIDLGGIYFQPVEVTRLALAVALAAYVDARSRDVRHWDGAIPPMLLAAVHFGLVLLQPDLSSTLVMGPMTLAVLFAAGAPLGLLVATLACAGLALGIPLTGTYFSIVGDRWADSRAMTWIARAFQEPGPLLLMWSGVSAAVVFGWWFLRKWRVHLSGFVLAVSLGVIAAGVAGSFVVDRALKPYQRKRLIAFVDAAVDPLGAGYNILQSEIAVGSGRLIGKGYLSGSQTQLGFLPEKHTDFIFSLVGEETGFAGALFLLAIYFWVAWRAFDIAFTARDHFGRYLASALGAFFAFSGLVNIGMAMGLMPVTGVPLPFLSYGGSGLVGSFMAIGLLLSIHLRRYIL; translated from the coding sequence GTGAGAGTCGAAATCGTTCCGCGTTTTTTTCGCGCGGGGGAAACCACGGGCGGGCTCCGGGTGTTGGCCCGGCTGGATTGGAGCCTTCTGGCGTCGGTGATCGCGCTTTCCACCATGGGCCTGCTTTTTATTTTTTCCGCCACGATCCAGGGAGGCCACGCCTCGGCCTATTTGTCCCGCCAGGGGTTGGGCCTGGGGGTCGGGTTCCTGGCCATGTCGGTATTGGCCCTGATCCCCTACCAAGTGTTTCAGACGTACGCCAAAGGCGTATACCTCGCGAGTTTATTTCTCTTAGTGTTCACTCTCGTGGTGGGGACGCGGTTGAGGGGAAGCCGGTCCTGGATCGATTTGGGCGGCATCTATTTTCAACCCGTGGAAGTCACGCGGCTCGCCCTGGCGGTGGCGCTGGCCGCTTATGTGGACGCCCGAAGCCGGGACGTCCGCCACTGGGACGGGGCCATCCCCCCCATGCTCTTGGCGGCGGTTCATTTCGGGTTGGTGCTTCTTCAGCCGGACCTTTCCAGCACGCTGGTGATGGGGCCCATGACGTTGGCGGTCCTGTTCGCCGCGGGGGCTCCTTTGGGTTTGTTGGTGGCCACGCTGGCTTGCGCCGGTCTGGCGCTGGGCATTCCGCTCACCGGGACCTATTTTTCCATCGTTGGAGATCGTTGGGCCGACAGCCGGGCCATGACCTGGATCGCGCGGGCGTTCCAGGAGCCCGGGCCTCTTTTGCTGATGTGGTCCGGGGTTTCGGCGGCGGTGGTTTTCGGCTGGTGGTTCCTGCGGAAGTGGCGGGTCCATTTGTCGGGTTTCGTTTTGGCTGTTTCCTTGGGGGTGATCGCCGCGGGCGTGGCGGGATCGTTCGTGGTGGACCGCGCGCTCAAACCCTACCAGCGAAAACGCCTCATCGCTTTCGTGGATGCCGCCGTGGATCCGTTGGGGGCGGGGTACAATATTCTGCAGTCGGAAATCGCCGTGGGGTCCGGGCGATTGATCGGCAAGGGGTATCTCTCGGGAAGCCAGACTCAGCTGGGTTTCTTGCCGGAGAAACACACGGACTTTATTTTTTCCTTGGTGGGGGAGGAGACGGGTTTCGCCGGAGCGCTTTTTCTTTTGGCGATCTATTTCTGGGTGGCCTGGCGCGCTTTCGACATTGCCTTCACCGCCCGGGACCATTTCGGGCGGTACCTGGCGTCGGCGCTGGGCGCCTTTTTCGCTTTTTCAGGGCTCGTCAATATCGGCATGGCCATGGGGCTCATGCCCGTGACGGGGGTACCCCTGCCCTTTCTCTCGTACGGGGGATCGGGCCTGGTGGGGTCCTTCATGGCCATCGGGTTGTTGTTGTCCATCCATTTGCGTCGTTACATTTTGTAA
- the rplQ gene encoding 50S ribosomal protein L17, with product MNTHSGRKLSRPTGARISLLRNLTVSLFRHEQIKTTVPKAKELSRYADGVLALAKAKTLEKRRRVAAEVNDKDVRKKIYDVLVPRYQSRAGGCTRIHRLGNRAGDNAEMALIRLVQ from the coding sequence GTGAACACCCATTCCGGTCGGAAACTTTCCCGGCCCACGGGGGCGCGGATCTCGCTCCTTCGGAACTTGACCGTCAGCCTGTTTCGCCATGAACAAATCAAGACCACGGTCCCCAAGGCCAAGGAACTGTCGCGGTACGCGGACGGGGTGTTGGCGCTGGCCAAGGCGAAAACCTTGGAGAAACGCCGACGCGTGGCCGCGGAAGTGAATGACAAAGACGTGCGAAAAAAAATCTATGATGTGTTGGTGCCGCGCTACCAGTCGCGGGCGGGCGGGTGCACGCGCATCCATCGCCTGGGGAACCGGGCGGGCGACAACGCCGAGATGGCGCTGATTCGATTGGTCCAGTAG
- a CDS encoding class I SAM-dependent methyltransferase translates to MNKRIDQIDRLDIDVFRIIHSQTTDDDKRSLLAVQRATARNHNEYVYLEIGSHLGGSIQPHLVDARCTKIYSIDSRPSQQNDDRSPGCVVHFEKNTSERMVGMLSRIKDGDSRKIECFDSEVSKVDSKKIIFPPHIAFIDGEHTKKAVLSDFQFCHQTLHKAGTIVFHDFTIVYPAILAICQQMDKKRIAHVPLKLGGEVFAIFFDPDLVHTDPYLKTLYRRKRYFLLYWQARMWLKKWLPAPLLSFIRRARGF, encoded by the coding sequence ATGAATAAACGGATCGATCAGATCGACCGACTGGATATTGATGTTTTCAGAATAATCCATTCTCAGACCACCGACGACGATAAGCGTTCCTTGCTGGCGGTGCAGAGAGCCACCGCCAGAAACCACAACGAATATGTCTACCTTGAAATAGGGTCCCACTTGGGAGGGTCCATCCAGCCCCACCTGGTCGATGCCCGGTGCACGAAGATATATTCCATAGATTCAAGGCCTTCCCAGCAGAACGATGATCGTTCGCCGGGTTGTGTTGTGCACTTTGAAAAAAACACGAGCGAGCGAATGGTGGGCATGCTGAGTCGCATAAAAGACGGCGATTCAAGGAAAATAGAATGTTTTGATTCGGAAGTTTCAAAGGTTGATTCGAAAAAGATCATTTTTCCACCGCACATTGCTTTCATCGATGGTGAACATACAAAAAAAGCGGTCCTTTCCGATTTTCAGTTTTGCCACCAAACCCTACATAAGGCAGGAACCATTGTCTTTCACGATTTCACCATAGTCTATCCGGCGATTCTCGCGATTTGTCAGCAGATGGACAAAAAACGCATCGCGCATGTTCCTTTAAAACTCGGCGGGGAGGTATTCGCTATTTTTTTTGATCCAGACCTTGTTCACACGGACCCTTATTTAAAGACGCTCTATAGGAGAAAAAGATACTTTCTGCTTTATTGGCAAGCCAGGATGTGGTTGAAGAAATGGCTACCGGCACCTTTGCTCTCATTTATTCGACGGGCGCGCGGATTTTAA
- a CDS encoding prepilin-type N-terminal cleavage/methylation domain-containing protein, translated as MKILNGKGRPRGFTLIEMVVAISLVSILGLFIFKMMRNFVDGLGGVQRSIPLQRDLQIAKYVIEKDLLSARAIPLETPSPIAVLRKRRQRCQRLCLLPRGDGRASRTRRRFQTLNFLTE; from the coding sequence TTGAAAATCCTAAACGGGAAGGGCCGCCCCCGCGGCTTTACGCTCATTGAGATGGTGGTGGCTATTTCGTTGGTTTCCATTCTTGGCCTTTTTATTTTCAAGATGATGCGGAATTTTGTCGATGGGTTAGGCGGGGTCCAGAGATCGATCCCTTTGCAAAGGGATCTGCAAATCGCCAAATACGTCATCGAAAAAGATCTTCTCTCGGCCCGCGCCATTCCATTGGAAACGCCGTCCCCAATTGCGGTTTTGAGGAAACGCCGACAGCGATGTCAACGACTTTGCCTCCTCCCCCGGGGGGATGGACGTGCGTCCCGTACCCGCCGACGATTTCAAACTCTCAATTTTCTTACCGAATAG
- the mreD gene encoding rod shape-determining protein MreD, whose protein sequence is MKRRILFFVLTAILGWSFQLVFLYWAPPALPTPHWLLLVVLALGARGRVHLAMGLGFLWGLALDAHGITAFGVQGWLLALAGYASGTLSKNLNANELVTQESLAVGGTLLLWAGVWGLSRFFQPALVGHPGVGLALGQVVLNALTAPAVFWATEVWIGHSVPRSETPHA, encoded by the coding sequence ATGAAACGGCGCATTTTATTTTTCGTTCTGACGGCGATCCTGGGCTGGTCGTTCCAGCTGGTTTTCCTCTATTGGGCGCCGCCCGCCCTCCCGACCCCCCATTGGCTTCTTTTGGTGGTTCTGGCTCTCGGGGCCCGGGGGCGGGTCCACCTAGCCATGGGGCTTGGTTTTCTCTGGGGGTTGGCCCTGGACGCCCATGGGATAACCGCTTTTGGGGTTCAGGGTTGGCTTCTGGCCCTGGCGGGTTACGCTTCCGGAACCCTGTCCAAAAATCTGAACGCCAACGAGTTGGTGACCCAGGAATCTCTTGCGGTGGGTGGGACACTTCTTTTATGGGCCGGGGTGTGGGGGTTGTCGCGGTTTTTCCAACCGGCCCTGGTGGGCCATCCCGGCGTGGGCCTGGCCCTGGGCCAAGTGGTTTTAAACGCGCTGACCGCTCCCGCGGTTTTTTGGGCCACCGAGGTTTGGATCGGGCACTCGGTTCCCCGGTCCGAAACGCCCCATGCTTAA
- a CDS encoding VCBS repeat-containing protein: MHTLSNRFRGSFWRGIGVLGGGILLAFPVRADLFETIDFTGTGAGYDMTAASFSFLSLHGAVQAGDINGDQLADVVILADGRVQANDFQTPGGWIPPTHYLYNPINLAVAGSSSPNVLAGIVGAPNSTFIQYTGGDLAWYQNNGNGYFEPCFVNLNTGNPPEIYNGKNLQVADLDGDSDNDIVVWASMETTQPTSLSAPGEWLGLKAFL; this comes from the coding sequence ATGCATACGTTATCGAATCGCTTTCGAGGTTCTTTTTGGAGGGGTATCGGGGTGTTGGGCGGGGGTATTCTGCTCGCTTTCCCGGTGCGGGCCGATTTATTTGAAACGATTGATTTTACCGGAACGGGCGCCGGGTATGACATGACCGCGGCTTCTTTTTCCTTCTTAAGCCTTCATGGCGCGGTTCAAGCGGGCGATATAAACGGAGACCAGTTAGCCGACGTCGTTATTCTGGCCGACGGCCGTGTCCAGGCGAACGATTTTCAAACCCCAGGGGGATGGATTCCTCCGACCCATTACCTGTACAATCCAATTAATCTCGCCGTCGCTGGCTCAAGTTCGCCCAACGTTTTGGCTGGGATTGTGGGAGCTCCCAACTCCACCTTTATCCAATATACCGGAGGGGACCTGGCCTGGTACCAAAACAATGGAAACGGGTATTTCGAACCTTGTTTTGTTAACCTCAACACCGGCAATCCCCCCGAAATTTACAACGGAAAAAATCTTCAAGTGGCGGATTTGGATGGCGACTCAGACAACGATATCGTTGTTTGGGCCAGTATGGAAACAACACAACCGACTTCGCTCTCGGCGCCGGGCGAGTGGCTTGGTTTGAAAGCATTCCTTTGA